The following coding sequences are from one Epinephelus fuscoguttatus linkage group LG5, E.fuscoguttatus.final_Chr_v1 window:
- the bloc1s3 gene encoding biogenesis of lysosome-related organelles complex 1 subunit 3: MSSSYQIVVQGEASETDSDDEVYITSMPPPQTVTVGAKVPGEASETDSEGEEEEQADRASSLSQESTQILRRDLPPLIVVRDHPDIQSIVEDRPSPTHRPQGETLLQQKLQESNSRLFTDVAQTLRHVYGSATREVQSATAQLNTSQSAIINASHSIRLILDDLKAVSEKIDIITSCQILPDININNPNNCTAPAP; the protein is encoded by the exons atGTCCAGCAGCTACCAGATTGTGGTGCAGGGCGAGGCCTCTGAGACAGACTCTGATGATGAAGTCTACATCACCTCCATGCCACCTCCCCAAACTGTCACAGTCGGAGCCAAG GTTCCTGGGGAGGCGTCTGAAACAGACAgtgagggtgaggaggaggagcaggcgGACCGAGCATCCTCACTGAGCCAGGAGAGCACTCAGATACTCAGGAGAGACCTGCCTCCTCTTATTGTAGTTAGAGACCATCCTGATATACAGTCCATCGTGGAAGACAGGCCAAGTCCCACACACAGGCCACAAG GTGAGACCCTTCTACAACAGAAGCTGCAGGAATCTAACAGCCGGCTGTTTACTGACGTTGCACAGACACTACGGCATGTTTATGGCAGTGCCACTCGAGAA GTGCAAAGTGCAACAGCTCAGCTGAATACGTCGCAGAGCGCCATCATCAACGCCTCCCACAGCATCCGATTAATCCTGGACGACCTCAAGGCTGTGTCCGAGAAGATCGACATCATCACCAGCTGTCAAATACTGCCTGATATTAACATCAATAATCCAAATAATTGTACTGCTCCTGCACCTTGA
- the trappc6bl gene encoding trafficking protein particle complex subunit 6B, like, with product MADESLFDFLHMEIVSHIYKEQQSGKGEMDNKDRAVCVSVLESMGFRVGQGLIERLTRDSPSFKDELDVMKFICKDFWTKVFRRQVDNLRTNHQGTYVLQDNKFSLLTQLSSGKQYLDQAPKYLAFSCGIVRGALSNLGMDSVVTAEVSVMPSCKFQVVIQKL from the exons ATGGCAGACGAGTCTCTGTTCGACTTTCTCCACATGGAGATTGTGTCACATATTTACAAGGAGCAGCAGTCCGGTAAAGGAGAGATGGATAACAAG GAcagagctgtttgtgtgtctgtccttGAAAGCATGGGCTTCAGGGTGGGACAAGGACTCATTGAGAG GTTGACCAGGGACTCTCCCAGCTTCAAGGATGAGCTGGATGTAATGAAGTTCATCTGTAAAGACTTCTGGACGAAGGTGTTCCGGAGACAGGTTGACAACCTTAGAACAAACCATCAG GGCACCTATGTTCTGCAGGACAACAAATTTTCTCTGCTCACTCAGCTCTCCAGTGGAAAACAATACTTGGATCAGGCTCCTAAG TACCTCGCTTTTTCATGTGGCATTGTGAGGGGAGCTCTGTCTAACCTTGGTATGGACAGCGTGGTGACAGCTGAGGTCTCTGTTATGCCATCCT GTAAGTTCCAAGTGGTGATCCAGAAGTTATGA